The following proteins come from a genomic window of Candidatus Bipolaricaulis sibiricus:
- a CDS encoding [NiFe] hydrogenase metallocenter assembly protein HypD translates to MTELSEAHPFQLRDPAQARALADLLRRHAPPAPVRIVHVCGTHEMAIAQHGLRALLPRNVEVLEGPGCPVCVTPTVDLDRAVKLALGGAILCTFGDMTRVPGTRVTLAEARAQGADVRVVLSAADAVEIAHSNPARDVVFFAVGFETTAPGTAAILLESPPDNFSVLASHKLIPPALSALMAGPRSGIAAFLAPGHVSTVIGARAYRPVAESYRVPIVVAGFEPLDILYAVALALKQLREGRAEVENAYPRAVAEAGNRRAQDLLAQAFEPCDAAWRGIGTIPGSGLRIRDELARWDAARKLPVAAEEGEEKPAGCLCSDVLLARAVPGDCPLFRNSCTPLSPVGPCMVGSEGACNVWYRYGGRPNL, encoded by the coding sequence GTGACCGAGCTTTCGGAAGCCCACCCCTTCCAGCTCCGCGATCCTGCCCAGGCCCGCGCGCTCGCGGACCTGCTGCGTCGCCATGCCCCGCCTGCTCCGGTTCGGATCGTCCACGTCTGCGGGACGCACGAGATGGCGATCGCCCAACACGGCCTCCGCGCTCTCCTTCCCCGCAACGTAGAGGTTCTGGAAGGGCCGGGGTGCCCGGTGTGCGTGACCCCCACGGTGGACCTCGATCGTGCGGTCAAGCTTGCGTTGGGTGGAGCGATCCTGTGCACGTTTGGGGACATGACCCGGGTCCCGGGGACCCGGGTCACCCTTGCCGAGGCACGGGCCCAAGGCGCCGACGTGCGGGTCGTTCTGTCCGCTGCCGACGCGGTGGAGATCGCCCACAGCAACCCCGCCCGCGACGTGGTGTTCTTCGCGGTCGGTTTCGAGACAACGGCACCGGGCACGGCTGCGATCCTCCTCGAGTCCCCGCCGGACAACTTCTCCGTCCTTGCCTCGCACAAGCTCATTCCGCCCGCGCTGTCGGCGCTGATGGCCGGGCCCCGGAGCGGTATCGCGGCGTTCCTCGCGCCGGGCCACGTGTCGACCGTCATTGGTGCCCGGGCCTATCGCCCGGTGGCGGAGAGCTACCGGGTCCCGATCGTGGTTGCCGGGTTCGAACCGCTGGACATCCTCTACGCGGTCGCCCTTGCCCTGAAGCAACTGCGCGAGGGCCGGGCTGAGGTGGAGAACGCCTACCCCCGCGCCGTGGCCGAGGCGGGAAACCGCCGTGCCCAGGACCTCCTCGCCCAGGCGTTCGAGCCGTGCGACGCCGCATGGAGGGGGATCGGGACAATTCCCGGGTCCGGGCTGCGCATCCGCGACGAGCTCGCGCGGTGGGACGCGGCCCGCAAGCTTCCCGTTGCGGCCGAGGAAGGCGAAGAGAAGCCCGCAGGCTGTCTCTGTTCCGACGTCCTTCTTGCCCGAGCCGTGCCGGGTGACTGCCCGCTCTTCCGCAACAGCTGTACGCCTCTCTCTCCGGTCGGACCGTGCATGGTGGGGTCCGAGGGAGCGTGCAACGTGTGGTACCGGTACGGGGGGAGGCCGAACCTGTGA
- a CDS encoding FAD dependent oxidoreductase, with the protein MTASRSYDVVIIGAGSVGTPAALAVAEAGRNVLVVDARPSVGQGSNKAAIGGVRATHSDPAKIGLCRRSIEIVSTWRQIRGQDIEWRSGGYVFVAYTPREERLLRDLLVVQQRYGLEIDWLPAPELIRVVPDLNPRGLIGGTYSPRDGHLSPLLLLHACYDEARRAGAEFRFRERVIGIEVRGDRVRAVVTDRGRYPTEIVLNAAGAWAREVGRMVGEDHPVVPDSHEAGVTEPVAHFLDPMIVDIRPAPGSANYYFHQLASGQLTFCISPDPPIVGEDCRETSAFLPMVARRMVDLMPRLANLRVRRTWRGLYPMTPDGSPLVGWSGSVEGYAVAIGMCGQGVMLGPGLGELLGRLLTDGLLPEDHAILEDLSPHRTFAAQEALK; encoded by the coding sequence GTGACGGCTAGCCGGTCCTACGACGTGGTGATCATCGGGGCGGGGAGCGTGGGCACCCCGGCTGCCCTCGCCGTGGCCGAGGCCGGACGGAACGTGCTCGTCGTCGACGCCCGCCCGAGCGTAGGCCAGGGCTCGAACAAGGCCGCGATCGGCGGCGTGCGGGCGACCCACTCCGACCCAGCGAAGATCGGCCTCTGCCGGCGCTCGATCGAGATCGTGTCCACGTGGCGGCAGATCCGCGGGCAGGACATCGAGTGGCGGAGCGGGGGATACGTGTTCGTCGCCTACACCCCCCGCGAGGAGAGGCTCCTCCGGGACCTCCTCGTGGTCCAGCAGCGCTATGGCCTTGAGATCGACTGGCTCCCCGCTCCGGAGCTCATCCGGGTCGTCCCCGACCTCAACCCCCGCGGCCTCATTGGCGGAACCTACTCCCCCAGGGACGGCCACCTCTCGCCCCTCCTCCTCCTCCACGCCTGCTACGACGAGGCCCGGCGGGCGGGGGCGGAGTTTCGGTTCCGGGAGCGGGTGATCGGGATCGAGGTCCGCGGGGACCGGGTGCGTGCGGTCGTCACCGACCGCGGCCGCTACCCAACGGAGATCGTCCTCAACGCTGCCGGAGCGTGGGCGCGGGAGGTCGGGCGGATGGTGGGGGAGGATCACCCCGTGGTCCCCGACTCCCACGAGGCAGGGGTCACCGAGCCGGTGGCCCACTTCCTCGACCCGATGATCGTCGACATCCGGCCTGCGCCGGGGTCAGCCAACTACTACTTCCACCAGCTCGCCTCGGGCCAGCTCACGTTCTGCATTTCCCCCGACCCGCCGATCGTCGGCGAGGACTGCCGGGAGACGAGCGCCTTCCTCCCCATGGTCGCGCGGCGGATGGTCGACCTCATGCCGCGGCTGGCGAACCTCCGCGTGCGGCGGACCTGGCGGGGTCTCTACCCGATGACCCCGGATGGATCGCCGCTGGTGGGCTGGTCGGGCTCGGTCGAGGGGTACGCGGTGGCGATCGGAATGTGTGGGCAGGGGGTCATGCTCGGGCCCGGCCTGGGCGAGCTCCTGGGGCGGCTCCTCACCGATGGGCTCCTCCCCGAGGACCACGCGATACTGGAGGATCTGTCCCCCCACCGAACATTCGCGGCCCAAGAAGCCCTCAAGTAG
- a CDS encoding [NiFe] hydrogenase metallocenter assembly protein HypE — protein sequence MSRLSDDRVTTLHGAGGELMEQFLRERVLPRFRLRRAGPIGLDELDDGAVVDLPPGRVVVTTDTHVVKPWFFPGGDIGALAVCGTANDLAVMGARPVALTMALLLEEGFPLDDLEAILSSAAEELARLGLPLVAGDTKVVGKGELDGIAVNTTGVGVAERVVSDAGLRPGDAIVVTGTVGDHGMALLASREGFHLQTELRSDVAAVWPLLAPALADGGITALKDPTRGGLAAALNEMARKAGVGIEVREDAIPVRPESRALSDLLGISPLEVACEGRAVLAVEADRAVALVALLRKHPLGRNAAVIGTAIPEYPGRVVLDTGVGGRRFLEMPLGDPVPRIC from the coding sequence GTGAGCCGCTTGTCGGACGACCGGGTGACCACCCTCCACGGCGCGGGGGGGGAGCTGATGGAGCAGTTCCTCCGGGAGAGAGTTCTTCCCCGGTTTCGCCTCCGCAGGGCAGGCCCGATCGGGCTCGATGAGCTCGACGACGGGGCGGTGGTCGACCTGCCCCCGGGTCGGGTCGTGGTGACCACCGACACCCACGTCGTCAAGCCGTGGTTCTTCCCTGGTGGGGACATCGGAGCCCTTGCCGTGTGCGGGACCGCCAATGACCTGGCGGTGATGGGGGCGCGGCCGGTGGCCCTGACGATGGCCCTGCTGCTCGAGGAAGGGTTCCCCCTGGACGATCTCGAGGCGATCCTGTCCTCCGCCGCCGAGGAGCTGGCGCGGCTCGGGCTCCCCCTCGTGGCGGGGGACACGAAGGTCGTGGGCAAGGGCGAGCTCGACGGGATCGCGGTCAACACCACTGGAGTCGGTGTTGCCGAGCGGGTGGTGTCCGATGCTGGGCTCCGCCCCGGGGACGCAATCGTCGTGACCGGCACCGTAGGCGACCACGGGATGGCCCTCCTCGCCTCCCGGGAGGGGTTCCACCTCCAGACTGAACTTCGGAGCGACGTCGCCGCCGTGTGGCCGCTCCTCGCCCCGGCCCTCGCCGACGGCGGGATCACAGCGTTGAAAGACCCCACCCGCGGCGGGCTCGCCGCGGCCCTCAACGAGATGGCGCGCAAGGCGGGGGTCGGGATCGAGGTCCGCGAGGACGCGATTCCCGTGCGGCCCGAGTCGCGGGCCCTGTCCGACCTGCTTGGGATCAGCCCGCTCGAGGTGGCCTGCGAGGGACGGGCCGTGCTCGCCGTGGAGGCCGACCGCGCCGTCGCGCTCGTCGCACTTCTGCGAAAGCACCCGCTGGGGCGGAACGCGGCGGTGATCGGGACAGCCATCCCCGAGTACCCGGGGCGGGTCGTCCTCGACACAGGGGTCGGCGGCCGGCGGTTCCTCGAAATGCCCCTCGGCGACCCGGTGCCACGGATCTGTTGA
- a CDS encoding Oxidoreductase — translation MRIEAHPILSVQRGEPVRFTFEGRELLAYSGETIAAALFAAGIRTFGHHPKDGAPQGIFCANGQCAQCLVIADGVPVKACMTPVQPGMRIEPADGLPELPRVSAAPRMNDIERIPAPVLVIGGGPAGLSASIELGARRIRTLLVDDKSRLGGKLVLQTHRFFGSTDAVYAGTRGTDIATRLENEVRGHPSVEVWLNSVVLAVYSDGWVGVLREGEEYVLVRPEVLLVATGAREKSLLFRGNTLPGVYGAGAFQTLVNRDLVRAADRLFIVGGGNVGLIAGYHAIQAGIEVVGLVEAMPECGGYKVHRDKLARLGVPIHTSHTILSANGKQGVESVTIARVDDGFRPVPGTEKTFPCDTVLVAVGLDPVDEFYRKARAFGMKAFAAGDAEEIAEASAAIFSGKIVGRRIAQALGAADVEIPPEWERMAGILKSRPGARIERTAAPIRQGVVPVLHCHEEIPCNPCTSVCPQGLLEIDPQDIRRIPEFRADEGKPCLGCERCVVVCPGLAITLVDYRQDRDRPVVTLPHELGRNAIQVGTQVTLVGEEGEELGEAEVRSVRTIERNDRTVLVKVSVPASIAPHVAGIRVGSAWRAAPLPEAVERLDDDQILCRCERVTVGEIRALIRAGFRDMNEIKAVTRSGMGACGGKTCGSLLKRLFRDEGVPLDEVTDYVGRPLFVEVPLGRFAGVADTRDG, via the coding sequence ATGAGGATCGAAGCCCATCCGATTCTCAGCGTCCAACGGGGCGAACCCGTGCGGTTCACGTTTGAGGGACGGGAGCTCCTTGCCTACAGCGGGGAGACGATCGCCGCCGCTCTGTTCGCCGCCGGGATCCGTACCTTCGGCCATCACCCGAAGGACGGAGCGCCCCAAGGGATCTTCTGCGCGAACGGCCAGTGTGCGCAGTGTCTGGTGATTGCGGACGGAGTCCCGGTCAAGGCATGCATGACCCCGGTTCAGCCAGGGATGCGGATTGAGCCGGCGGATGGCCTTCCTGAACTTCCGCGTGTCTCCGCTGCCCCACGGATGAACGACATCGAGCGAATCCCAGCGCCGGTCCTCGTGATCGGAGGCGGACCGGCCGGCCTGTCCGCGTCGATCGAACTCGGGGCGCGTCGGATCCGAACCCTTCTCGTGGACGACAAGAGCCGCCTCGGCGGAAAGCTCGTCCTCCAGACGCACCGGTTCTTCGGTTCAACCGATGCCGTGTACGCCGGCACCCGAGGGACCGACATCGCGACGCGGCTCGAGAACGAAGTCCGCGGCCACCCGTCGGTCGAGGTGTGGCTGAACTCGGTCGTCTTGGCCGTCTACAGCGACGGCTGGGTGGGCGTGCTCCGGGAGGGGGAGGAGTACGTGCTCGTCCGTCCCGAGGTCCTCCTCGTCGCCACCGGCGCACGGGAGAAGTCCCTCCTCTTTCGGGGAAACACCCTTCCCGGCGTCTACGGAGCCGGGGCGTTCCAGACGCTGGTGAACCGCGACCTCGTCCGAGCCGCGGACCGGCTGTTCATCGTTGGGGGCGGGAACGTCGGGCTCATCGCCGGGTACCACGCGATTCAAGCGGGGATCGAGGTCGTGGGTCTGGTTGAGGCCATGCCAGAGTGCGGAGGGTACAAGGTCCACCGGGACAAGCTCGCCCGCCTCGGGGTCCCCATCCACACCTCGCACACCATCCTCTCGGCCAACGGAAAGCAGGGCGTGGAGTCGGTGACGATCGCCCGGGTCGACGATGGATTCCGGCCCGTCCCCGGGACAGAGAAGACGTTCCCCTGCGACACGGTCCTCGTTGCGGTGGGGCTCGATCCGGTGGACGAGTTCTACCGCAAGGCCCGCGCGTTCGGGATGAAGGCGTTCGCCGCCGGCGACGCCGAGGAGATCGCCGAGGCCTCGGCGGCGATCTTCTCCGGGAAGATCGTCGGCCGCCGGATCGCCCAAGCCTTGGGAGCGGCCGATGTCGAGATCCCCCCCGAGTGGGAACGGATGGCGGGGATCCTCAAGTCGCGGCCAGGCGCGCGGATCGAGCGAACCGCTGCCCCCATTCGGCAAGGGGTTGTTCCCGTCCTGCACTGCCACGAGGAGATCCCGTGCAACCCGTGCACCTCCGTCTGTCCCCAGGGCTTGCTCGAGATCGATCCCCAGGACATCCGGAGGATCCCCGAGTTCCGGGCGGACGAGGGAAAGCCGTGCTTGGGGTGCGAGCGGTGCGTGGTTGTCTGCCCGGGGCTCGCGATCACCCTCGTCGACTACCGGCAGGACCGGGATCGCCCCGTCGTGACCCTCCCCCACGAGCTGGGCCGCAACGCGATCCAGGTCGGAACCCAGGTGACCCTCGTCGGCGAGGAAGGGGAGGAACTCGGCGAGGCCGAGGTCCGCTCGGTCCGGACCATCGAGCGCAACGACCGAACCGTCCTCGTCAAGGTCTCCGTCCCCGCCTCGATCGCGCCCCACGTGGCCGGGATCCGCGTCGGGTCTGCTTGGCGAGCCGCTCCCCTCCCCGAGGCGGTGGAACGCCTGGACGACGACCAGATCCTCTGCCGCTGCGAGCGCGTGACGGTGGGGGAGATCCGGGCCCTCATCCGTGCCGGGTTTCGCGACATGAACGAGATCAAGGCCGTCACGCGCTCGGGCATGGGGGCCTGTGGGGGAAAGACGTGCGGATCCCTCCTCAAGCGCCTGTTCCGCGACGAGGGCGTCCCGCTCGACGAGGTGACCGACTACGTGGGCCGCCCCCTGTTCGTCGAGGTCCCCCTGGGCCGGTTCGCGGGTGTGGCGGATACCCGTGACGGGTGA
- a CDS encoding [NiFe] hydrogenase metallocenter assembly protein HypC, whose amino-acid sequence MYPAAPRIALWGQPGLARIDSDMCLAVPTKVLALERNVATVDVQSVRARVRLDALGEDVAVGDYLLVHAGFAIRRLDPQDAAETLALFAEMAALDDGAPRGPTAP is encoded by the coding sequence GTGTACCCCGCGGCGCCGCGGATCGCGTTGTGGGGGCAACCAGGGCTCGCTAGAATCGATTCCGACATGTGTCTGGCCGTGCCGACGAAGGTCTTGGCGCTGGAGCGGAACGTGGCTACCGTGGACGTCCAGAGCGTCCGGGCGCGCGTTCGGCTCGACGCCCTTGGGGAGGATGTGGCTGTCGGGGACTACCTTCTCGTCCACGCCGGGTTCGCGATCCGGCGCCTTGATCCCCAGGATGCCGCGGAGACCCTGGCCTTGTTCGCGGAGATGGCGGCGCTCGACGATGGCGCGCCTCGTGGGCCCACCGCCCCGTGA
- a CDS encoding NifU-like domain protein, whose amino-acid sequence MEDKVRDALEGIRTYLQADGGDVELVEVTEDGVVRVRLVGACHGCPMAAMTLANTIERMLKKEVPEVTAVEAA is encoded by the coding sequence ATGGAAGACAAGGTACGCGACGCCTTGGAGGGAATCCGAACGTACCTCCAGGCCGACGGAGGCGACGTGGAGCTCGTTGAGGTCACGGAGGATGGCGTGGTGCGGGTGAGGCTCGTCGGGGCGTGCCATGGCTGCCCGATGGCCGCGATGACCCTGGCGAACACGATCGAGCGGATGCTGAAGAAGGAAGTGCCGGAGGTCACCGCGGTCGAGGCGGCCTGA
- a CDS encoding putative low-affinity inorganic phosphate transporter — MWAMLPAVLMGWSLGTNDAANVFGLAVGARAVQYRTAVLLTSAFVLLGAYFGGARGMATYGALTGHDLATAFCVALAAGATVTLMTLFGLPVSATQAAVGAMIGVALAAGRAVEWGVLVRIVLSWITSPLGCLVLAYLLHRFLGPPLQRRLAGITAYDAFLRWAIVAVGIGGSYALGANSVANVTGVYVGAGLLSVPAAALIGGGSIALGVLTYARKVMETVGERLVYLGLLPALFAAISQAAILRLFAYVGVPVSTSQAVVGAVVGIGLVKGVSAVNARQLGAIFVGWALTPPVAGVVGFVLWLALGSVLPA; from the coding sequence ATGTGGGCGATGCTTCCAGCGGTGTTGATGGGATGGTCCCTCGGGACGAACGACGCGGCGAACGTGTTCGGCCTTGCCGTCGGCGCGCGCGCGGTGCAGTACCGCACTGCCGTCCTGTTGACGAGCGCGTTTGTCCTGCTGGGGGCGTACTTCGGGGGAGCGCGGGGGATGGCCACCTATGGAGCGCTCACCGGGCACGATCTGGCGACGGCGTTCTGCGTCGCGTTGGCGGCAGGGGCAACCGTGACGCTGATGACCTTGTTCGGGCTCCCGGTGTCGGCGACGCAAGCTGCAGTGGGGGCGATGATCGGGGTCGCGCTGGCCGCCGGCCGAGCTGTGGAGTGGGGGGTGCTGGTGCGGATCGTCCTGTCCTGGATCACATCCCCGCTGGGGTGCCTTGTCCTCGCCTACCTCCTCCACCGCTTTCTGGGGCCGCCTCTCCAACGCCGGCTGGCCGGGATCACGGCCTACGACGCGTTCCTCCGGTGGGCGATCGTGGCCGTGGGAATCGGCGGCTCCTACGCCCTGGGAGCGAACAGCGTGGCCAACGTGACGGGCGTCTACGTGGGGGCAGGGCTTCTGTCCGTCCCAGCGGCGGCGCTGATCGGCGGGGGGAGCATTGCGCTGGGGGTCTTGACCTACGCCCGGAAGGTGATGGAGACGGTGGGGGAGCGGCTCGTGTACCTGGGGCTCCTCCCGGCCCTGTTCGCCGCGATTTCCCAGGCTGCGATCCTGCGCCTGTTCGCCTACGTCGGGGTTCCCGTGTCGACGTCCCAGGCCGTGGTGGGGGCGGTGGTCGGGATCGGGCTCGTGAAGGGCGTGTCGGCGGTCAACGCCCGGCAGCTGGGGGCGATCTTCGTGGGGTGGGCGCTGACCCCGCCCGTGGCCGGGGTGGTGGGGTTCGTCCTCTGGCTGGCGCTGGGTTCCGTCCTTCCCGCGTAG
- a CDS encoding Hemerythrin domain protein — protein sequence MSEMIGNTRKEALKKILRRLHDGESPQKLKEAFREAVGNVSPQEIAAVEEELVRDGVPREELMKLCDLHLALFEESLAGAEISTPPWHPLHILMAEHREMLAVANRLASRAREGVRTPEDRQEVEGLVGHLVGSESHYLREENVLFPYLERHGIIEPPKVMWAEHDRIRELKKAVVNDAPAGKDLAEGAIALSEMLASHFLKENRILFPSGLRVIPDGAWPEIRRQFDEIGYCCFTPAVPPPPEGAAAPARAAAPASASEFRLRFPTGEFTPQELEAVLNALPVDITFVDKDDTVRYFSASKDRIFVRTEAVLGRKVRDCHPPKSVHVVERIVSDFKAGRRDVAEFWIPFRERFVYIRYFPVRGRGGEYLGTVEVTQDIGPIQRISGERRLLDD from the coding sequence ATGAGCGAGATGATCGGCAACACCCGAAAGGAAGCGTTGAAGAAAATCCTGCGCCGGCTGCACGACGGAGAGAGCCCGCAGAAGCTCAAGGAGGCGTTCCGGGAGGCGGTGGGGAACGTCTCGCCCCAGGAGATCGCGGCGGTGGAGGAGGAGCTCGTCCGCGATGGGGTGCCCCGCGAGGAGCTGATGAAGCTCTGCGATCTCCACCTCGCCCTGTTCGAGGAGTCCCTCGCCGGGGCCGAGATCTCGACCCCTCCCTGGCACCCCCTGCACATTCTGATGGCCGAGCACCGCGAGATGCTGGCGGTGGCCAACCGGCTTGCCTCCCGGGCCCGAGAGGGCGTCCGCACCCCGGAGGACAGGCAGGAGGTCGAGGGCCTCGTCGGACACCTCGTGGGGTCCGAGAGCCACTACCTCCGGGAGGAGAACGTCTTGTTCCCCTACCTTGAACGGCACGGGATCATCGAACCGCCGAAGGTGATGTGGGCCGAGCACGACCGGATCCGCGAGCTGAAGAAGGCCGTGGTCAACGACGCACCGGCCGGGAAGGACCTCGCTGAGGGGGCGATCGCCTTGAGTGAGATGCTGGCGAGCCACTTCCTCAAGGAGAACCGGATTCTCTTCCCAAGCGGGCTGCGGGTCATCCCGGACGGCGCGTGGCCGGAGATCCGCCGCCAGTTCGATGAGATCGGCTACTGCTGCTTTACCCCGGCCGTGCCGCCCCCACCGGAAGGCGCGGCCGCTCCGGCTCGCGCTGCGGCGCCGGCGTCGGCCTCCGAGTTCCGGCTGCGGTTCCCGACCGGCGAGTTCACCCCCCAGGAGCTGGAGGCGGTGCTCAACGCCCTCCCCGTGGACATCACCTTCGTAGACAAGGACGATACGGTGCGCTACTTCAGCGCCTCCAAGGACCGGATCTTCGTCCGCACCGAGGCCGTGCTCGGCCGGAAGGTTCGTGACTGCCACCCCCCGAAGAGCGTGCACGTGGTGGAGAGGATCGTCAGCGATTTCAAGGCCGGCCGGCGCGACGTGGCCGAGTTCTGGATCCCGTTCCGGGAGAGGTTTGTCTACATCCGGTACTTCCCCGTGCGGGGCCGCGGCGGCGAGTACCTGGGCACGGTCGAGGTGACCCAGGACATCGGCCCGATCCAGAGGATCTCCGGAGAGCGTCGGCTTCTGGACGACTGA
- a CDS encoding putative flavoprotein, whose protein sequence is MGVKDWGRRLFDGLIPLPHGTSYNAYLVRGQEKTALVDTVNPGFEGELIAKIRAVADPAGLDYVVMNHAEPDHAGAIPVLLDQSPRAQLVLTAKGAEMADRYYRVPEDRMQVVKDGDALDIGGKTLRFIDAPFLHWPETMFTYLVEDEVLFPCDFFGAHTAAGVDDDDVPDLAVRAQMYFGEIMMPFRKAGERAMRKLADLPIELIAPSHGPVWRHPERILGLYRKWTAGETVPKVVVAYVSMWGSTERLVRVATEVLLDVGMHVAVHELAHVDVGDLAGDLVDARALVLGAPTVLGALHPAALNAAHLVRTLRPPLRYAAVLSSYGWGGGARRQAGEILGPTGIEVLGAVEVHGAPDAGAEAQAAALAAELAAKVRDWER, encoded by the coding sequence GTGGGGGTCAAGGACTGGGGCCGACGGCTGTTCGACGGGCTGATCCCGCTCCCCCACGGGACGTCGTACAACGCCTACCTCGTGCGGGGACAGGAGAAGACGGCCCTTGTGGATACGGTCAACCCCGGGTTTGAGGGCGAGCTCATTGCCAAGATCCGGGCGGTCGCGGATCCGGCGGGGCTCGACTACGTGGTCATGAACCACGCCGAGCCCGACCACGCGGGGGCGATCCCCGTTCTCCTCGATCAGAGCCCACGGGCCCAACTCGTCCTCACCGCGAAGGGGGCGGAGATGGCCGACCGCTACTACCGCGTACCCGAGGACCGGATGCAGGTCGTGAAGGACGGGGACGCGCTCGACATCGGTGGGAAGACCCTCCGCTTCATCGACGCCCCGTTCCTCCACTGGCCGGAGACGATGTTCACGTACCTCGTCGAGGACGAGGTCTTGTTCCCGTGCGACTTCTTCGGCGCTCACACTGCGGCCGGGGTGGACGACGACGACGTGCCCGACCTCGCGGTTCGCGCTCAGATGTACTTTGGCGAGATCATGATGCCGTTCCGGAAGGCCGGGGAGCGGGCGATGAGGAAGCTCGCCGATCTTCCGATCGAACTCATCGCCCCGAGCCACGGGCCGGTGTGGCGGCACCCCGAGCGGATCCTGGGCTTGTACCGCAAGTGGACCGCGGGGGAAACGGTCCCCAAGGTGGTCGTCGCCTACGTGAGCATGTGGGGCTCGACCGAACGGCTCGTCCGCGTTGCGACCGAGGTCCTTCTTGACGTGGGGATGCACGTTGCCGTGCACGAGCTGGCGCACGTGGACGTGGGCGACCTCGCCGGCGACCTCGTCGACGCGCGGGCGCTCGTGCTCGGCGCGCCGACGGTGCTTGGTGCCCTCCACCCCGCCGCGCTCAACGCGGCCCACCTCGTGCGGACGCTCCGGCCCCCGCTCCGGTACGCGGCCGTGCTCAGCTCCTACGGCTGGGGGGGCGGGGCCCGGCGTCAGGCGGGCGAGATCCTCGGCCCAACCGGGATCGAGGTCCTGGGAGCGGTGGAGGTCCACGGCGCGCCGGACGCGGGTGCGGAGGCCCAGGCCGCGGCCCTCGCCGCGGAGCTCGCCGCCAAGGTCCGGGATTGGGAGCGATGA